Below is a window of Herbiconiux aconitum DNA.
GCGAAGGTCCAGAAGCGGATGCCGCTCAGTCGGCAGCCGATGAAAGCTCCGACTGCGCCGCCGATGAGCGAGCCGAACACGGCGATGCCGCCGTTCCAGATCGCGAACACCTCCCAGAGGTTCGCGCCGTCGTAGAAGTAGTCGCCCGGATGCGTCAGCACGTGGAACACGCGCGCCCCCACGAAACCGAGCGGCACGGCCCAGATGATGATGTCGAGCACCACCCCGGGCTCCGCGCCCCGCCTGGTGAGCCGACGGGAGGTGATCCAGGTGGCCAGGATGATGCCGGCGATCAGGCAGAGCGCGTAGAACCGGATGGGCAGGTTCCACTGACCGAAGAAGGTCAACCCGATGCTCGAGAGCCACTGGGTGAGGTCGAAGGAACTCACATCGGGGCTGGGGATGCTGAGGGGCACGAACATCCCGCTACCCTACCGGTGCGTGCCCTCGGCCAGTTCTGCGGCGAGGCGCCCGACGGCCGCGACTCCCCCGTCGGCCAGCGCCTTCACCAGCGCCGATCCGACGATGGCTCCGTCGGCGTAGCTCAAAATCTCGGCGATCTGATCGGGCGTCGAGATGCCGATGCCGACCGCGAGGCTCTCGCCGCCCTGCTCGCGCAGCCGAGCCACCAGGGTGCGGGCCGCCGCGTCGAGGTCGGCTCGGGCGCCCGTGATGCCCATGGTGGAGACGGTGTAGACGAAGCCTCGACTGTTCTCGATGGCGAGACGCAGACGCGCGTCGGTGGAGGTGGGTGCGGCGAGGAACACTCGGTCAAGACCCGTGCGGTCGCTCGTGGCGAGCCAGTCGGCGCCGGAGTCGACCGTGAGGTCGGGCGTGATGAGCCCCGCCCCACCGGCTGACACGAGGTCGTCGGCGAAGCGGTCGACGCCGTACTGCAGCACCGGGTTCCAATAGGTCATCAGCAAGACGGGTGCGTCGACGCGGGAGCGGATGCGCTCCACCGCGGTGAAGGCATCCGTGAGGTGGAAGCCGCCCTGCAGCGACGCGAGGGTCGCGGCCTGGATGACCGGGCCGTCCATCACCGGATCGGAGTAGGGCAAGCCGAGTTCGAGCACGTCGACGCCGTTCTCCACCAAGGCGACTGCGGCGTCGACACTCGCGTCGAGTGACGGGAAACCCACCGGCAGGTAGCCCACCAAGGCGCCGGCGCGCTCGGCGTTGGCGGCCGCGATGGTACGGGCGACGGGCGATTCGCGGGTCGCGGGGGCGGCCGCCTCGTGCATCGTGTCGC
It encodes the following:
- the trpA gene encoding tryptophan synthase subunit alpha; this encodes MSDTMHEAAAPATRESPVARTIAAANAERAGALVGYLPVGFPSLDASVDAAVALVENGVDVLELGLPYSDPVMDGPVIQAATLASLQGGFHLTDAFTAVERIRSRVDAPVLLMTYWNPVLQYGVDRFADDLVSAGGAGLITPDLTVDSGADWLATSDRTGLDRVFLAAPTSTDARLRLAIENSRGFVYTVSTMGITGARADLDAAARTLVARLREQGGESLAVGIGISTPDQIAEILSYADGAIVGSALVKALADGGVAAVGRLAAELAEGTHR